TAACACTATTGATAAAGCTGGAGAATCTAAGCTacgcaaaataaaaattctggtCGCGTCAATGAACCTAAAAGAGATAATTGACTTAATAAGGTGATTAGACAAATTGGTTTGCCTAAGCGTCGTGATTGATTAAGAGCATATCGAATCCCCTCCATTCGACGAAACCGCGTGTCCAGAGAAAAGTTAACTATGGAGAGACCGATGGCGCTGCGATCAGTTCGTTTTGTTGTCATCAGCCACATTTATGCTAAGTTGTTTTTACCAGATTTTTAGTGGAACATTTTAGTTTGTATTCTTCCATTTAGCTTCGATTTCATGACCAAAGATGCCAAGGATGGTACCGACCATTTTCTCGAAATTTCCTAACGAATAGATCGAGTGAAAGTTGCCGTTGTGTCCTACACTCGACATTGAGGTTAGAATCCGATAACCCACTTTTTCTGGAGCAACGAATTTGTTTCTTCACGCTAGTCGTTCATCAATGAATTATGTTTCCTTCCTGATCGAGAAACGAACGCATCGGACCGTGTGACAGTCGTAATCGGTTTTGATAAATTCAATTTCTACCGAGAGTTCAGTTTGTTTGCAACAATGTCTTTTGTGGAGCATTCTGTCAAACTTGCATGATCacttttgcaaataaaaaagttGCACACTGTCGTGTATGCTGAGAATCTTTGACATACAATGATCTTGACACTATTCGATGATACTCATAATGATAATTATGTGATATCGCAGGTAGCGACATTTATTAAATGGTGATTACCAGTGTCATGGAGAGGAGAATCAAATTGAAAACATTAAACAGTCATATAACGTGCAAGATATGCAGAGGATACTTGATAGATGCCACCACTGTTACGGAATGTTTGCACACGTTTTGCAAAAGTTGTTTAGTCAAACATTTAGAAGAAAAGCACACCTGTCCAACATGTCAAATAGTTATACACCAGTCGCATCCCCTTCAATATATAAGTTTCGACAGAACTATGCAAGATATCGTCTACAAATTAGTTCCTGATCTTCAAGAAAGTTAGTAATTTCATTGTGAAGAAAAGTAACCGATACACGATTAATTTTATCATCAAACTTGTCTTGTTTCAGATGAAattaaaagagaaagagaatttTATAGAGCAAGAGGTTTACCTTGCCCCAAAGATGTCCTACCTAACGCAGGAGAAGTTGAAGAAGAAAAAGCAAATACGGATGCGCACGCGGAATCGGACTACCATCGCGCGGATGAACAGGTAAGTATACTTCAAAAAATCGGATACGTTAAGTTCCCTATGATATTAACCGACAAATATTTTCGAAGGTTAACGTGTGTTTGGAATGTATGAACACGAGCCTGAAGACTTTAAAGCGAAGATTTATCAGATGCTCTGCTCAGGCGACTATCACACATTTGAAAAAGTTTATCGCGAAAAAGGTGTTGAATGGAATGGAGAAATATCGGGATGTAAGTATAGAGCGTACGATATCTAAAGACGAAGATTAATCGATTTACTCGTTGCAGATTGATATTTTGTGCAATGACGAACTGTTAGGTAAGGACCACacgttaaaatttgtttacgtGACAAGATGGAGGTTCCGGGACCCACCCTTAAGGCTACAGTATAGACCACGAATAGACATTTAAGACTAATATTTTTGTGTTCAATATCCGATGGAAATCGCAACAAATCTGTACCTTTATACGTTTCGTAGTTCTATCCGTGTATTATCCGTCTTAGTACTTATTTCTGTAATCCTGCACAGTAAGAATTCGAGATTGAATTTCCATACGGAGATGATTCGCATCTTTCTACCGTATTAACTTAATCAGAATACCGATAGTCGTTAGCAACATGTTTTTAAAAGTAGAAGTTCCATTGTCTTAGATTTCATTTACTTCGTAATATTACATTGAGTTACATTAACTCGGTTATTTAAGTTTTATCTCATTAGGTCTGTTTAAGATACATTTGTAAGTAGACCAATACCATGCGAAATTGTACACGGGAAGATGAAAACGGTTGTTTTTGTTCGCAATCTTGCAGAGTTGTATATCTAAATATTTAGTTCAAATGTTACGTGTCGTGACTATGACACGGCACACTTTACGTGTTCTTCTGTAGTTTTTCTATGAATGCTTGGACATTCTATGTTCTGAGATACAAAAATGACGGACAATGTCTGTCGAGCTGAAGATTTGTTACTTTTCCGTGCACGATAAACGGAACAATTCTTCATAATCTTAAGAGGTGACTTTCTTTTTATACGTACCCTAATTgtatatagaatattttttGACAGAATTCTGATAATATTGCGCGTAGACGCAGCTTTGTATTAGAAAAaggaagaagatgaagaagaagaagagaaacgaAGCTGGTACCGGACGGGACAGTTCGGGGCCCCTTTAACTTTGTATGTTTATGCGCTGTACACATTCTAACTCAGCCCCGAGTTTCTCTCAATGCCGAACAATAACAGAATTTTATCAGATGTGACATATTTTCTCGAGAGATTTGATAAGAACAACGACGCGTTAAGCGAAACACGGGGCACCTTAATCGCTTGtagtaaatgaaatttaaacggACAGTGTAAAGCAAAAAAACCGTGtgattgtatataaatattctagggaaaagaaatgaaatgaaatcgACTTTATAAAGTAGCGGCATTTTATGAATGCTAGGGCTTGTATGTTGTACACTATGTGTGTAtcttcataaattattaaataaatatgttttgTACAGTACCAGACTAATtaatatgcaaaaataatagTACCAAACATTACGAGTTCAAACGAATCTAAATGCAACAACCGTTTGAAAAttatgcgcatgcgcagatgTCAAATTGGTTTTTGAAATAAAAGTTGGCGCATGCGCAGATATCGAATAGGTTAAACAAGTCAACGCATGCGCGATGCATTCTGAAATAGTTTGTGGTCAATGCGCGTGAAGTAGAGACTGTTGCTGTTCAGTAGCATGACGAATGCGGTTCGAGTGAATAATTTTTCAATGCATTTCATTTTGATTTTCCATCATTTTTTCTGTATGTGTTTTAAGTGCAGTTTCCCAAATAAATGAGCCTGCAGGATAGTCTCTTCTCGGAAGACGTGGAGCACGACGTGACTCTATTTTCAAGGGACAAGAGACGGAAAAGGTAGGAGCCAAACGATCACGTTTCCTGATGCAACGACGCGCCTTTAAAGGTTAGATCGGTAGTTTTTTTGCTGTTTGTGTTCGATCATTGTTCTAGACTTTCGATTTCTATCAGTGTTTACTCTGGTGAATCGTTTAGCTTTCTCCACAAAAAGTCATTGATCTTGAGACTTCAAATATACTATCTGATGTCTGTCATTCGCGTagaaagaaaaatagaataacACGCGTAGTAAATAGCATTGATTTAAAAAGACAATTTATTATATCGATTTTATCAAGTATTACGTGGCATGGTTGAGTTACGTTAAAT
The nucleotide sequence above comes from Megachile rotundata isolate GNS110a chromosome 13, iyMegRotu1, whole genome shotgun sequence. Encoded proteins:
- the l(3)73Ah gene encoding polycomb group ring finger 3-like lethal (3) 73Ah — its product is MVITSVMERRIKLKTLNSHITCKICRGYLIDATTVTECLHTFCKSCLVKHLEEKHTCPTCQIVIHQSHPLQYISFDRTMQDIVYKLVPDLQENEIKREREFYRARGLPCPKDVLPNAGEVEEEKANTDAHAESDYHRADEQVNVCLECMNTSLKTLKRRFIRCSAQATITHLKKFIAKKVLNGMEKYRDIDILCNDELLGKDHTLKFVYVTRWRFRDPPLRLQYRPRIDI